The segment CGACGCGCCCGTTGCCATCATCTCAATAGCACAGCAGGCAAGCCCGAAGCTCGCCGGCCAGATCGACGACTTCCTCGCCCAATTGATCAGGCTATCCAGGGTTGTGAGGAGGAGGCCCCGCTCAAATTCCTCCGCTTCGGCCTTGGAGGGCAGGATGTCGTTCTCCGTCAACTGAAGCATACGATGTATCCTCGTAACTACTTAGGTGTTCAGGCTGAAGGTTGAAGGTGATGCATTATCTCGCACAGCACAAATCAAATGCCAGAAGTTTTTTGCGATCACTGCTTTATACCTAACAGCCTTCAGTCTTCAGCCTTCAGTCTATCTACCTGAATTGTGACAATCAGCAACCACAGTCCGCCTTCGGGTTGGGGTTCTTCAGGCTGAAGCCGGCCCCCTGTAAGCCGTCGATATAGTCGATCTCGGAGCCGGCCAGGTAGGTGTAGCTCTGCGGGTCCACCAGGACCTTGACACCGTTCGTCTCGAAGACTTGATCGGCCGCCTGGGGGTGGTCGAACTCCATCTCGTAGGAGAGGCCGGAGCAGCCACCGCCGATGACGCGGACGCGCAAGCCTTCTTCAGAATTCTCCTGCGTCTTGAGCAAATCAGCCACTTTCGTTGCAGCCGACTCGGTAAGGGTAATCATTGGGACCTCCTTATTATTGAGAGCTTTTGGTCGACGCCTCGGCTCCTCGCGAAGAGCTCGTGCCGTTAGCTCACACGAACTATGGCACACCTTCGACACCTACATCGTGCTGATAAACTGCCCGCTACTTAATCCCTGCACAAGCTTGTAATAATGGTAGTGAATGATACAGTTTACGATGTATCCGCTTACAAAACTTGGCAGGGTTTCTACCTTTAATGCCCGCCATAGTCGTTGGCAATACTCGCGTCGTAAATCCTTCTCCTTAACGCTCTTGATAAGCCGGTACATTAACACTACCGCAACAGCGGCATTCATGACCTCATACTTCACTCGCAGCCATGGATGCCGTTTCAAGTACTTCACGCCGCCTAACTGTCCCTGTCCCAAATACCCCCTAAGATACAGTGCCTCTAAACGGTAAAAGTACGCATTGACATCATACACCGATTGCATGGTACTGATATAGCCATCCAGCAGTTGCCGACGGCTTAGGTTCTGCGGAATGACATTTGTCCCAAATTCTGTGATATCAGACGGATCGAGACGACCTTCCTTGTTTAATCGGTCATACAAGGGTGTTTTAGGGGTGGCATAGAGTAACCCGATCATCGCGTGAGGAATATAGGCCTCTGAGAGGAACTCCTGTTGCGCTCGGAAGATCGTCGCATCGTCATGATCGAATCCAACAATCATGCCACAGGTGACCTCAATACCGGCGCGCTGAATTATATGTACGCGATCCAGAAGACTGCCCGCCGCCGGCCTGACATTGTGATGCTTCTTCGTCTCGCGTAACGAGTCTTCATTTGGAGTCTCAATTCCGATAAAGAGCCCTTCGATGTTCGCATCGGTCATCAAGCCCATAAGCTCGTCGTCTTCCGCTAGATCGAGCGTGGCTTCCGTAAAGAACCTAAATGGATATGCGTACTCCTCTTGATACTTGACGATGTCTCTGAGCACAACTTTAATGGCAGCCTTATTCCCAATGAGATTGTCGTCGACGATGAACACTTGTTTCACGCGTTGAACACGCAAACTGTCGAGTTCTGCCAGAACTTGCGCGCTCGTTTTTAATCGGGGGAGACGTCCAAAGGTTACAATGATGTCACAAAATTCGCAAAGGAAGGGACAGCCCCGGGAGATTTGAATACCCGCATAAAAGTAATCCTGCATCTTAAGTAGATCAAAGCGTGGCGTGGGAACGCGGGTCATGTCCGATCTTGTGCTTTGTTCGTAGCGTCGTTTCCACCTACCCGCTTGCCAATCATGTAAGAATGCGGGCCACGATTCTTCCGCTTCTCCCACAAATATGACGTCCGCCAAATCTTCAAAGTAGTCTTCCTGGACCGTAACCCACGCGCCCCCGACAACCGTAAAGCAGCCCCGCTTCTTCAATTCGCAAAGAATGTGTTTCATGCGGAAACGCTGAACACTCATCCCGGTCACGCCAATAATGTCCATGTCCGCCAAGGCGTCATAGTTAATGGACTCTACGTTTTCATCAATCAGCGTAACCACATACTCCTGTGGCGTCAGCGCTGCGAGCAGCGGCAGCGCCGCGACCGGCGTGATCGCCCGCTTGCCGACGATGGCTAATGCATACTCTTGCCCCCAAAATGAAACCTCAAATCGTGGACTAATGATCGCAATGCGAGTAATGCCTTCTCGTCCACCTTGTGTGCGCCGGGGTTTCTCTTGGGCCTCCTCAAGGGCCATCGAGGTTTCCTTTTTCATAACGAGAACGGTTCGCTATCGTATCGCCGATCTACACATACGACGAACCGCGTGTCTCTCACGCCATCCCCCTTAGCATGCGTGAAGACTCCTTTGCGTACCTTTTACGTCGATCCCCTCAAGCGCCATGTCGTACAAGGGTGAAAGCGCCCGCAGACGAGCCACGCTCTCTATCACCCTCGCGGAGACATAGTCCACCTCTTCCTCAGTATTCGACCGGCCGAAGCCGAAACGGATGCTGGCGTGCGCCAGCTCTGCGTTCAGACCGAGCGCCAGCAGGACGTACGAGGGCTCAAGCGTAGCGCTGGTGCAGGCAGAACCGGAGGAGACGGCAATCCCCTTGAGTGCCATGAGCAGCGACTCCCCCTCGACAAACCCAAACGACACATTCAGGTTGCCGGGAAGGCGATCGGTCGGATGACCGTTAAGGTGCAGGTAATCAAGCTTGGACCAGAGGTCATTCCGCAAGCGCTCTCGAAGCGCGAGGAGCCGCGCAGGCTCGGTCTGAAGCTCACGCTCGGCGAGGGCGCAGGCCGCGCCGAAACCGACGCATCCGGGAACATTGATCGTCCCGGAGCGACGGCCCTTCTCGTGGCCGCCCCCATCCATCTGGGGGACTAGCTTGACGCGAGGCTTTGTCATCCGCACATAGAGCGCGCCCACTCCCTTCGGGCCATAACATTTATGCGCCGACGCCGAGAGGAGATCGACCTGCCAGTCGTCCACCGAGAGCGGCAGTTTGCCCACATACTGGGCGGCGTCGGTATGAAACAGTACGCCGTGGCGCTTAGCAATCCGGCCAATCTCAACAATCGGTTGCAGCGTCCC is part of the Candidatus Methylomirabilis limnetica genome and harbors:
- a CDS encoding DUF4070 domain-containing protein: MALEEAQEKPRRTQGGREGITRIAIISPRFEVSFWGQEYALAIVGKRAITPVAALPLLAALTPQEYVVTLIDENVESINYDALADMDIIGVTGMSVQRFRMKHILCELKKRGCFTVVGGAWVTVQEDYFEDLADVIFVGEAEESWPAFLHDWQAGRWKRRYEQSTRSDMTRVPTPRFDLLKMQDYFYAGIQISRGCPFLCEFCDIIVTFGRLPRLKTSAQVLAELDSLRVQRVKQVFIVDDNLIGNKAAIKVVLRDIVKYQEEYAYPFRFFTEATLDLAEDDELMGLMTDANIEGLFIGIETPNEDSLRETKKHHNVRPAAGSLLDRVHIIQRAGIEVTCGMIVGFDHDDATIFRAQQEFLSEAYIPHAMIGLLYATPKTPLYDRLNKEGRLDPSDITEFGTNVIPQNLSRRQLLDGYISTMQSVYDVNAYFYRLEALYLRGYLGQGQLGGVKYLKRHPWLRVKYEVMNAAVAVVLMYRLIKSVKEKDLRREYCQRLWRALKVETLPSFVSGYIVNCIIHYHYYKLVQGLSSGQFISTM
- a CDS encoding IscS subfamily cysteine desulfurase — its product is MAITLPIYMDHLATTPVAPEVFEAMRPYFCERFGNPASRSHPFGWVAEEAVEQARAQVAHLLGCKAAEIVWTSGATESNNLAIKGVAAAYREKGRHLITSRIEHHAVLDTCKRLEQEGCQVTYLPVDRTGRVDPGDVERAIRKETILISIMAANNEIGTLQPIVEIGRIAKRHGVLFHTDAAQYVGKLPLSVDDWQVDLLSASAHKCYGPKGVGALYVRMTKPRVKLVPQMDGGGHEKGRRSGTINVPGCVGFGAACALAERELQTEPARLLALRERLRNDLWSKLDYLHLNGHPTDRLPGNLNVSFGFVEGESLLMALKGIAVSSGSACTSATLEPSYVLLALGLNAELAHASIRFGFGRSNTEEEVDYVSARVIESVARLRALSPLYDMALEGIDVKGTQRSLHAC
- a CDS encoding HesB/IscA family protein, with the protein product MITLTESAATKVADLLKTQENSEEGLRVRVIGGGCSGLSYEMEFDHPQAADQVFETNGVKVLVDPQSYTYLAGSEIDYIDGLQGAGFSLKNPNPKADCGC